In Streptomyces sp. SN-593, a single genomic region encodes these proteins:
- a CDS encoding site-specific integrase produces the protein MTEWQVVWVPDPDRWGALPVEGFLGVRDLPAEVARIGLRPGDPVFVSPDGTVDPDLLDFVRSGQFRSQERETKRNYGTDIRLLLTFLSARGVPWRRASRQDLVDYRDWRCRAVGNPQRIGGTKWNREAAAFTKLFRWAKVEPLPVDVGRSEDRAADSVSSNVLWLTPRTWGLWSDIGLRGHTLAAVPAAGWESRTELRNTGFVQLLLGSGLRRQEGGSLLTFEVPTQRLRHGRYCHGQVAAALTRAKAGRVFYAAVDAVGQVEAYIASERAWVIRRAQEAGRYERLAGLRLVTAVTTARRPVVHWVDRSGVSGRQELGRLGWRERQLLFLDGPEGPEPAWLWLTEQGLPMAPDRWNGVFTAANRRCEQVLLTAREREMRREFRLAEVRGRSPYATPHAARHSYALYMLVVLNTLVEARFGLTKADRRDFALLFGDPWWLVKTLLGHADVETTKRHYLAPVAHLELESILAAAGSDDERDRPVEDLAEVLARLARESQGIQDVDVLLAGRVGA, from the coding sequence TTGACTGAGTGGCAAGTGGTGTGGGTACCGGATCCGGACCGATGGGGGGCCCTGCCAGTTGAGGGCTTCCTCGGGGTCCGGGACCTGCCGGCGGAGGTGGCCCGGATCGGACTACGGCCTGGCGATCCGGTGTTCGTCTCGCCGGACGGCACGGTGGACCCCGACCTTCTGGACTTCGTTCGCTCCGGCCAGTTCCGCAGCCAGGAGCGGGAGACGAAGCGGAACTACGGGACGGACATCCGTTTGCTCCTGACGTTTCTGTCGGCACGCGGGGTGCCCTGGCGCAGGGCGAGCCGGCAGGATCTCGTGGACTACCGGGACTGGCGGTGCCGAGCGGTCGGTAACCCGCAGCGTATCGGTGGGACGAAGTGGAACCGGGAGGCGGCCGCGTTCACCAAGTTGTTCCGGTGGGCGAAGGTCGAACCGCTGCCGGTGGACGTAGGCAGGAGCGAAGACCGGGCAGCGGACTCGGTGAGCTCCAATGTGCTGTGGCTGACGCCGCGGACCTGGGGCTTGTGGTCGGACATCGGCCTTCGCGGCCACACCCTTGCCGCGGTGCCGGCAGCCGGGTGGGAGTCGAGGACGGAGCTGCGCAACACGGGCTTCGTGCAGCTGCTGCTCGGCTCCGGGCTGCGCCGTCAGGAGGGCGGGTCGCTTCTCACCTTCGAGGTGCCCACCCAGCGGCTGCGCCATGGCCGGTACTGCCACGGGCAGGTCGCTGCCGCGTTGACGAGGGCGAAGGCTGGACGGGTCTTTTACGCCGCGGTGGACGCGGTCGGGCAGGTGGAGGCGTACATCGCCTCGGAGCGCGCATGGGTGATTCGGCGGGCCCAGGAGGCGGGGCGCTACGAGCGGCTGGCGGGGCTGCGCTTGGTCACCGCGGTGACCACGGCCCGCAGGCCGGTGGTGCACTGGGTGGACCGGAGCGGGGTGTCGGGCCGGCAGGAGCTGGGCCGGCTGGGTTGGCGGGAGCGGCAGTTGCTGTTCCTCGACGGCCCTGAGGGTCCGGAGCCGGCCTGGTTGTGGCTGACGGAGCAGGGCTTGCCGATGGCGCCGGACCGCTGGAACGGCGTCTTCACGGCGGCGAACCGGCGCTGTGAGCAGGTCCTGCTCACCGCCCGGGAACGGGAGATGCGGCGGGAGTTCCGCCTGGCGGAGGTCCGCGGCCGCAGCCCGTACGCGACACCGCACGCCGCTCGTCACTCCTACGCGCTCTACATGCTGGTCGTGCTGAACACGCTGGTGGAGGCGCGGTTCGGGCTGACGAAGGCGGACCGGCGGGACTTCGCGCTGCTGTTCGGTGATCCGTGGTGGCTGGTGAAGACCCTGCTGGGTCACGCGGACGTGGAGACCACGAAGCGGCACTACCTCGCTCCCGTCGCGCACCTGGAGCTGGAGTCGATCCTGGCGGCAGCAGGTTCGGACGACGAGCGGGATCGCCCGGTGGAGGACCTGGCCGAGGTCCTCGCCAGGCTTGCGCGGGAGTCGCAGGGCATCCAGGACGTGGACGTCCTGCTGGCCGGGCGGGTGGGCGCGTGA
- a CDS encoding 3' terminal RNA ribose 2'-O-methyltransferase Hen1, with amino-acid sequence MFMTITATGSTEVPATDLGFLLHKHPDRAQAFSTAYGQAHVFYPEATAESTTAALLLEVDAPALVRRGKGRGRGGAPDAALAQYVNDRPYAASSLLAVALRTVFSSALRGECRTHPERAAAPMPLRLEVPVLPARGGPELVAKLFEPLGWRVATEPIALDPRFPEWGASRYVALTLEGEVRLAEALRHLYVLLPVLDDAKHYWVSADEVEKLLRFGEGWLPRHPEQKLITSRYLSRRWSLTRQAMERLELVRLADADDIEVEEIDNAVEPEGPEEVAERPAPLAVRRREAILGELRAAGAARVLDLGCGQGQLVAAMLKETRFTEVVGMDVSARALDIAARRLRLDRMGERQAGRIALLQGSLAYTDARLKGYDAAVLSEVVEHLDPPRLPALGYAVFGAARPGTVVVTTPNAEYNVRWESLPAGHVRHADHRFEWTREQFGLWAAEVAARYGYQVRFVPVGPDDPEVGPPTQMAVFARTADGTATRDTEARTAEDEKDRSGERAEKEAVA; translated from the coding sequence GTGTTCATGACGATCACTGCCACCGGCAGCACCGAAGTTCCGGCCACCGACCTGGGGTTCCTGCTCCACAAGCACCCGGACAGGGCGCAGGCGTTCTCGACCGCCTACGGCCAGGCGCACGTGTTCTACCCCGAGGCCACCGCCGAGTCGACCACCGCGGCGCTGCTGCTGGAGGTGGACGCGCCGGCGCTGGTGCGGCGGGGCAAGGGGCGGGGGCGTGGCGGTGCGCCCGATGCCGCGCTCGCGCAGTATGTGAACGACCGGCCGTACGCCGCGTCGTCGCTGCTGGCGGTGGCGTTGCGGACGGTGTTCTCCAGCGCGCTGCGCGGGGAGTGCCGGACCCACCCGGAGCGGGCGGCGGCGCCGATGCCGCTGCGGCTGGAGGTGCCGGTGCTGCCCGCGCGGGGCGGGCCGGAGCTGGTGGCGAAGCTGTTCGAGCCGCTGGGATGGCGGGTGGCCACGGAGCCCATCGCGCTCGACCCGCGGTTCCCGGAGTGGGGCGCGTCGCGGTACGTGGCACTGACGTTGGAAGGGGAGGTGCGGCTGGCCGAGGCGTTGCGGCACCTGTACGTGCTGCTGCCGGTGCTGGACGACGCCAAGCACTACTGGGTGTCGGCCGACGAGGTGGAGAAGCTGCTGAGGTTCGGCGAGGGGTGGCTGCCGCGGCACCCGGAGCAGAAGCTGATCACCAGCCGCTACCTGTCCCGGCGTTGGTCGCTGACCCGGCAGGCGATGGAGCGGCTGGAGCTGGTCCGGCTGGCCGACGCCGACGACATCGAGGTGGAGGAGATCGACAACGCGGTGGAGCCGGAGGGCCCCGAGGAGGTGGCGGAGCGGCCGGCGCCGCTCGCGGTGCGGCGCAGGGAGGCGATCCTCGGCGAGCTGCGCGCGGCCGGCGCGGCGCGGGTGCTGGACCTGGGCTGCGGGCAGGGCCAGTTGGTGGCGGCGATGCTGAAGGAGACGCGGTTCACCGAGGTAGTCGGCATGGACGTGTCGGCGCGGGCGCTGGACATCGCGGCGCGCCGGTTGCGGCTGGACCGGATGGGGGAGCGGCAGGCGGGACGGATCGCGTTGCTCCAGGGCTCGTTGGCGTACACCGACGCGCGGCTGAAGGGCTATGACGCCGCGGTGCTCAGCGAGGTGGTCGAGCACCTGGACCCGCCCCGGCTGCCAGCGCTGGGGTACGCCGTGTTCGGGGCCGCGCGCCCGGGGACGGTGGTCGTGACGACGCCGAACGCCGAGTACAACGTGCGTTGGGAGTCGCTGCCGGCCGGGCACGTGCGGCACGCGGACCACCGATTCGAGTGGACCCGGGAGCAGTTCGGCCTCTGGGCGGCCGAGGTGGCCGCGCGGTACGGCTACCAGGTGCGGTTCGTGCCGGTCGGCCCCGACGACCCCGAGGTGGGCCCGCCCACGCAGATGGCCGTCTTCGCCCGCACCGCCGACGGTACGGCCACGCGTGACACGGAAGCGCGTACGGCTGAGGACGAGAAGGACCGGAGCGGCGAGAGAGCAGAGAAGGAGGCCGTCGCATGA
- the mmuM gene encoding homocysteine S-methyltransferase, whose product MPLVPDDGALVLDGGLSNQLVDQGCDVTDPLWTARLLAEEPGQILAAHTAYLEAGAQVLTTASYQATFEGFARRGFGRAETARLLGSSVRLARRAAAGSPGVRVAASVGPYGAMLADGSEYRGRYGLGVRELERFHRPRIEVLAAAQPDVLALETVPDVDEAEAMLKAAEGTGVPLWLSYTVEGGRTRAGQRLEDAFALVADRDEVVAVGVNCCAPGEVDDAVRLAAGITRKPVVAYPNSGERWDAEGRRWAGGAQFDPALVTGWCRAGARLVGGCCRVGPTGIAGIAAVLRGGG is encoded by the coding sequence GTGCCGCTGGTGCCGGACGACGGAGCGCTGGTGCTCGACGGCGGGTTGTCCAACCAACTCGTGGACCAGGGCTGCGACGTGACGGACCCGCTGTGGACGGCCCGGCTGCTGGCGGAGGAACCCGGGCAGATCCTCGCGGCCCACACGGCGTACCTGGAGGCGGGCGCCCAGGTGCTCACCACGGCCAGCTACCAGGCGACGTTCGAGGGGTTCGCCCGGCGCGGCTTCGGCCGGGCGGAGACGGCGCGGCTGCTGGGAAGCAGCGTCCGGTTGGCCCGCAGGGCGGCGGCAGGCAGCCCCGGGGTGCGGGTGGCGGCGTCGGTCGGGCCGTACGGAGCGATGCTGGCGGACGGGAGCGAGTACCGGGGGCGGTACGGGCTCGGTGTACGGGAGCTGGAGCGGTTCCACCGCCCGCGGATCGAGGTGCTGGCGGCCGCACAGCCGGATGTCCTCGCGCTGGAGACGGTGCCGGACGTGGACGAGGCGGAGGCGATGCTGAAGGCGGCCGAGGGCACCGGGGTGCCGCTGTGGCTGTCGTACACGGTCGAGGGCGGGCGGACTCGGGCCGGGCAGCGGTTGGAGGACGCGTTCGCCCTGGTGGCCGACCGGGACGAGGTGGTCGCGGTGGGCGTCAACTGCTGCGCTCCGGGCGAGGTGGACGACGCGGTGCGGCTGGCCGCCGGGATCACGCGCAAACCGGTGGTGGCCTACCCCAACAGCGGGGAGCGGTGGGACGCCGAGGGGCGGCGCTGGGCGGGCGGCGCGCAGTTCGACCCCGCGCTGGTCACCGGGTGGTGCCGGGCGGGCGCGCGGCTGGTGGGCGGCTGCTGCCGGGTCGGCCCGACCGGGATCGCCGGTATCGCGGCGGTGTTGCGGGGCGGCGGCTGA
- a CDS encoding integrase — protein MTATRVGAGADPYVLPMPRPDSPVVLAKWISPGNTHPNSRYQDPVWALAPLIDNPASQLCRIFWRNCPAPLRGQLKLITWTMINGQLKPTYLHGRGAQARARTSGGDMYATCNEWMQLARWLHRNGVTDLGACTTERWRSFLGERLAGVARTTAAIVCGRLTDLWAFGRLSAAPTGIAQPPWETESVDDFLPAADGSHAENTTEPLDPQVLGPLLTWAIRFVDDFADDILTAWAERNRLTGLAAAGKATTTTWAALEDLLLPMLRDGKALPASTGKHKASLSRQYVAALTGASVGQIHRFALKHDLATVVQQHPGPCPLDAPVRGRLDGRPWREHMDFHETPELMRHLVTAAAVTCLYLTGMRPQEVQNLRSGCCPDPRPTTDGAPGRHLIRSHHFKNVTDSDGNHVSAGEVRAVPWVAITPVVHAIRVLERIVPEAELLLGSAHHFTQDGAGSLRAGTLNLRIKDFVTWINREAAAKNLTGQAVPDDPHGPINTNRFRRTLAWHIARRPGGLVALAIQYGHMRTVLDARTSSRYGTRSRGGIHTVLDVETALTAADTAARLRDQLAAGERISGPATQRALTAAAHVPRFEGRIVPRTFVPKARAYLARDGIVLFDNSDALLICAFKRDTALCEPGPGANAPRQYDCRPGCPNTVRTDTHAQLLRQRAEELDHLADRLPPPVARRLRTNADRLRTTADTHDSTARTAEALR, from the coding sequence GTGACCGCCACCCGGGTCGGCGCCGGAGCCGACCCCTACGTGCTGCCCATGCCCCGTCCCGACAGCCCCGTGGTGCTCGCCAAGTGGATCAGTCCCGGCAACACCCACCCGAATTCCCGCTACCAGGACCCCGTCTGGGCACTGGCCCCGCTCATCGACAATCCCGCTTCCCAGCTGTGCCGGATCTTCTGGAGGAACTGTCCGGCGCCGCTGCGGGGCCAGCTGAAGCTGATCACCTGGACGATGATCAACGGCCAGCTCAAGCCCACCTACCTCCACGGCCGCGGAGCCCAGGCCCGTGCCCGCACGTCGGGCGGCGACATGTACGCCACCTGCAACGAGTGGATGCAGCTCGCCCGCTGGCTGCACCGCAACGGTGTCACCGACCTCGGCGCCTGCACCACCGAACGGTGGCGCTCCTTCCTCGGCGAACGCCTGGCTGGCGTCGCGCGCACCACCGCGGCGATCGTCTGCGGCCGCCTCACCGACCTGTGGGCCTTCGGCCGGCTCAGCGCGGCACCCACCGGCATCGCCCAGCCGCCCTGGGAGACCGAAAGCGTGGACGACTTCCTCCCGGCCGCCGACGGCAGCCACGCTGAGAACACCACCGAGCCCCTGGACCCACAGGTCCTCGGCCCGCTGCTGACCTGGGCGATCCGCTTCGTCGACGACTTCGCCGACGACATCCTCACGGCCTGGGCCGAACGCAACCGCCTGACCGGCCTCGCCGCGGCCGGCAAGGCCACGACGACGACCTGGGCGGCCCTGGAGGACCTGCTGCTGCCGATGCTCCGGGACGGGAAAGCCCTGCCCGCCAGCACGGGCAAGCACAAGGCGTCGCTGTCCCGCCAGTACGTCGCCGCCCTGACCGGCGCCAGCGTCGGCCAGATCCACCGGTTCGCCCTCAAACACGACCTGGCCACCGTCGTCCAGCAGCACCCCGGCCCCTGCCCGCTCGACGCGCCGGTCCGCGGCCGCCTCGATGGCAGGCCCTGGCGCGAGCACATGGACTTCCACGAGACCCCGGAGTTGATGCGCCACCTCGTCACCGCCGCCGCGGTGACCTGCCTCTACCTGACCGGCATGCGACCCCAGGAGGTCCAGAACCTGCGCTCCGGCTGCTGCCCCGACCCGCGGCCCACCACCGACGGCGCACCAGGGCGCCACCTGATCCGCAGCCACCACTTCAAGAACGTCACCGACAGCGACGGCAACCACGTCTCCGCCGGCGAAGTCCGCGCCGTCCCCTGGGTCGCGATCACCCCAGTCGTCCACGCCATCCGGGTCCTGGAGAGGATCGTGCCCGAGGCCGAGCTCCTCCTCGGCTCCGCCCACCACTTCACCCAGGACGGTGCCGGCTCGCTGAGGGCTGGCACCCTGAACCTCCGCATCAAGGACTTCGTGACCTGGATCAACCGCGAGGCCGCCGCCAAGAACCTGACCGGCCAGGCAGTGCCCGACGACCCGCACGGCCCCATCAACACCAACCGCTTCCGCCGCACCCTGGCCTGGCACATCGCCCGCCGCCCCGGCGGCCTGGTCGCCCTCGCCATCCAGTACGGCCACATGCGCACCGTCCTGGACGCCCGCACCTCCAGCCGCTACGGCACCCGCAGCCGCGGCGGCATCCACACCGTCCTCGACGTCGAGACCGCCCTCACCGCCGCCGACACCGCCGCACGCCTGCGCGATCAACTCGCCGCCGGCGAACGCATCTCCGGCCCCGCCACCCAGCGCGCCCTCACCGCCGCCGCCCACGTCCCCCGCTTCGAAGGCCGCATCGTGCCGCGCACCTTCGTCCCCAAGGCCCGCGCCTACCTCGCCCGCGACGGCATCGTCCTGTTCGACAACTCCGACGCCCTGCTGATCTGTGCGTTTAAACGCGACACCGCCCTGTGCGAACCCGGCCCCGGCGCCAACGCGCCCCGCCAGTACGACTGCCGCCCCGGCTGTCCCAACACCGTCCGCACCGACACCCACGCCCAACTCCTGCGGCAGCGCGCCGAGGAACTCGACCACCTCGCCGACCGCCTGCCACCACCGGTCGCCCGCCGCCTGCGGACCAACGCCGACCGGCTCCGCACCACCGCCGACACCCACGACTCCACCGCCCGAACCGCCGAGGCCCTGCGATGA